In Candidatus Acetothermia bacterium, a single window of DNA contains:
- a CDS encoding AAA family ATPase, whose protein sequence is MHELLYRRRWVEPRLAEAVAAHPVVVLTGARQTGKTTLLRHSDPVRNWRYRSLDDLDVLAQAEREPEALWAGAQEVVIDEAQRVPELFLAVKRGGQVGAPGALFRCQGA, encoded by the coding sequence TTGCATGAACTGTTGTACAGACGGCGGTGGGTGGAACCGCGGCTGGCGGAGGCGGTGGCCGCCCATCCGGTGGTGGTACTCACCGGAGCCCGCCAGACCGGGAAGACCACGCTCCTCCGCCACTCCGACCCGGTGAGGAACTGGCGCTACCGCTCCCTGGACGATCTCGATGTGTTGGCCCAGGCCGAGCGCGAGCCCGAGGCCCTGTGGGCCGGGGCCCAGGAGGTGGTGATCGACGAGGCCCAGCGGGTACCGGAGCTGTTCTTGGCGGTGAAGCGTGGAGGCCAAGTTGGGGCCCCGGGCGCACTATTCCGATGTCAAGGGGCTTGA